In Centropristis striata isolate RG_2023a ecotype Rhode Island chromosome 8, C.striata_1.0, whole genome shotgun sequence, the genomic window atcaccatcacccGTCGCAGCAGCAACATCAGCAGCATCCAGCTGTTGGCAGACACAAGCACCAAACCCCTGTCTACCACTACAGCTCTGGAGTGAAGGGGCAGAGCTCCTACGGTGCAGGCGTCTACGGTGCAACAGGCATGGGGATGCTGCGCCACCACTCACCCATGCAGACCATCCAGGAGAACAAGCCCGCGAGTTTCTCTGGAACCATGCGGGCGTACTCCAGCACCAATGCCCTGCAGAGTCTGCTAACAGGGGGGCCAGCTAGGCAGCAATACTGTTCCAAGGACATGATGCTGGGACAGGAGAGGGAGAGCCACCCTATGATGGCTCAAGCTAGTAACGGAGTAAGCTCCAACCATCACAGCCACCACCCTGGCCACCACAATGGCCACAGCCACAATGGACCTCATAGTCACAGCTCAGCTCATAGCCATAACAGAACTCACAGCCATACTAGTAGTCATAATCACAACAATGTCAccaaccacaaccacaactCACCTCACAGCCTCGCCCACAACGGTCACAACCTCAGCCAGAGCCATAACCAGACTCCGCCCCGAGCTGTGGCTCTCATCCCACGTGGAAACAGCAATCAGCTGCAGACCTACAACCACAAAGCCCCCTACCTGTACAGCCCCCCATCACACGCCCACCTCCCCGCCTCCACCACCCTGCCCCCAAACCCAGCAGGTATGCTCGGCATGCCCCAGGACTCCTGCCACGTGGCCGCTGCCCCACACCCCCGTCACAACCATTACCCCGACCCACAACACCAAGGCTTGACTAACGGACCGTACCTCCATGGCCAGGGGATGGGGAATGGTAGTGTTGGTAGCAACTACCATAGCTATCACCAACCGCACCCCCATGAGAGACTACCAGCCGACCTGGACATTGACATGTTCCACGGTAGCTTGGACTGCGACGTGGAGTCCATCCTCCTCCATGACATTATGGACTCTGGGGAGGAGATGGACTTCAACTTTGACTGCTCCCTAGCCCAAGGGGTGGGCATTGGCATGGGTATGGGCATGGGTGTGACCATGGGCATGGGGATGAGCAGTCTGACTGGTCCACAGCAAGCCCACAGCAACCAGAGCTGGGTGCCTGGCTGAAGTCTAGGAAGTCACATCCTCTCCTCTGAACTTAAAGAACTACCCTACCCATGAAGCACTGTGCTCAACTGTGACATTCCTGACTTGACACAGAGACTAGGACCAACGCTCCCGCCCcgctttgttgtcttgacaatTCTTCTGTCACCCTATCCTCTTTTGAtttccctcccccctccccgaGAGATCTAGTTCATGTCACATTAGGTTTTTCTTCATATCAGCTATACTGTGATGACAATCTCTCAGCTGTGCTTGCCCAACATCGCTTCTCATCTACCATGAGAACTGAACTCTCAATGCACTTTATTGCAAGTGGGTCACATCTCGCAGTGCAACACGTTCACAGAGCAGCTCAGGCAGAGCTTGGCATGTTTTGTAAGGTGGCTGCAGTATTTGACGGCAACAAATGAGGAAATCATAAGCTCCTTTGATAAAGTGTCACGTCTTGGCATTGAATTAAAATTGGACTCCTTTTCTCATATGCTGTCATTGTCAGAggtggggacattttttttttgtaaaaaaaaaaaaatcctcagtgGCTGTTTGATTAGAGCTATGGTTCCTCAACACCTTAGACACGGATTATTCCTCATCGCTCGCTGTATCAAATTTAACATACGTATTAATTAGGGCTTTCAATTGATTTGAGAAAAGTAactaattaattacaaaatttGCTTTCATTTACTGCTATTAATTGCTTTGTTTTCTATCTTAAGACTGACGCTTATAATAAAGGATTTTTGTCtgtagaacccattttcattaagagatcttgaggtcagaggtcaagagacTCCTTTAAAAATgcctgttttaattttgtagcaTTATTTTCCCCCCCTCCCGACAACATAGaaggtaccaatggattcctaagtttcatatgataccaacTTATTCACTTTAATGGTAACGCTCAGccacaaacttttattttgccttaattgtgttaattttttaaacacaacaaaaatacaacattgtCAAATTTTACAATTTGACCCTGGtttgacattgatttttaaatatattcatacagtatattttaatagAGATCTGATCGGAAACTAGTTAACAATTTTAATGGTAATGAAATTCACATGCTCATCAGATCCAATTAATTATCTTACACCAGCAATCCTGTTATTTACAGCTACATGCATTAAGTCCTTGGCTCTTTGACTTTTCTCTTGGATGTAACATTTCGTCAGTGCCCTTTTGCATTCGGTTAGAGAATATTGTCAGGACACCGTTAAATGGATTCTATCATTACTGGCGAGCATGCAATTTGGTGAATTAAAATGTCGTATCACCTTGTCTCACCTGGGATCCTTGTgccagtttctctctctctttctgcctgcCAGTGGAGACAAAGTGACCATTCCTCACACCGAGCCATTAATGTGGCTTGATTGAAATTCAGCATCTTGCTTTTAATCTCCAAAGTGATGCGGCAGCGATGCGTCATTATTGAGAATCTAACGCGTTGTCCTCCCATCTCTCACCCCGGCCGCCCGGGCAGCCGCTCGCCTCTCCGTCTTAATGTGCCAAGAAAGCGAGACAAAACTGTGATTAACGCCAAGTCACTCTGCCTGCTGTCCTGCTCTGAGAAGGGCCAATGTCACTGTCCACTTGCCTGCTCACAGAGGGTACAAAAAGGAAAAGATGGAGACAAGGATAGAACAAAAGTCTGCTGTTGCAGGGGGATCAATCATCAGCCTCAGTTTACATACgctttgggtgtgtgtgtctgaaaacaggTAGTGTATTCGTATTGTAAATCATCTCCAATCTCTGTATTTTGTATTCCCCTGTTCCCATGTTTTCAGTGCTTATACCCTGAGCTTCAAATACTCAAAAAGGTGCAAAGAGAGGGATTTAAGATGAAAACAATCAGCCAATCTGAGTGGCATGAGTCTATGTCAGAAGGGGCTGTAATGCCCCACAGCCATCCACATccagtttttgtgtgtttattctgttgtcttgtagttgttgttgtattgttgAAATTCTAAGGACCAACAAGGACAGCGCTGAAATATCTATAGGTTAAGGAAGGAATATAATGGTGAAATGATGTTGGTAGTGCAGCATGACCTTCCTATGCTCCAATACCATTCACCCCTCCCACACGTG contains:
- the LOC131976988 gene encoding forkhead box protein O3-like produces the protein MLMMEDDELDAHQVDSDFEPQSRPRSCTWPLPCPEDFPGGHEVSGGLPLANIKVEPEDVPACIAGLVGGTPGELKHPAGAPAPTGATHPCLAGAALDVTGPLRKAKSSRRNAWGNQSYADLITRAIESTPEKRLTLSQIYDWMVRYVPYFKDKGDSNSSAGWKNSIRHNLSLHTRFIRVQNEGTGKSSWWMLNPDGGKMGKSPRRRAVSMDNNTKYLKSKGRVRGKRIGRPGIGAGSVVVGLQGSPDHSSPPQKGLPGTGGASATDGEFDAWTDLHSRASSSASTLSGRLSPILAEGEPEEPEEGGLSCSTSPHLYPSPTSARSPSMGAGNLCPPLEQLPQLANLTGAISLDEQLMEDSYHHHHPSQQQHQQHPAVGRHKHQTPVYHYSSGVKGQSSYGAGVYGATGMGMLRHHSPMQTIQENKPASFSGTMRAYSSTNALQSLLTGGPARQQYCSKDMMLGQERESHPMMAQASNGVSSNHHSHHPGHHNGHSHNGPHSHSSAHSHNRTHSHTSSHNHNNVTNHNHNSPHSLAHNGHNLSQSHNQTPPRAVALIPRGNSNQLQTYNHKAPYLYSPPSHAHLPASTTLPPNPAGMLGMPQDSCHVAAAPHPRHNHYPDPQHQGLTNGPYLHGQGMGNGSVGSNYHSYHQPHPHERLPADLDIDMFHGSLDCDVESILLHDIMDSGEEMDFNFDCSLAQGVGIGMGMGMGVTMGMGMSSLTGPQQAHSNQSWVPG